In one window of Azoarcus olearius DNA:
- a CDS encoding 2-hydroxychromene-2-carboxylate isomerase, giving the protein MQRPSMEFWFEFASTYSYLSVMRVEQAAAAAGVEVRWRPFLLGPVFLALGWNDSPFNIYPPKGRYMWRDLARLADKYGLPFRMPSQFPRSGVLAARVALIGVEQGWVAPFARAVMTANFAEDRPIGERPVIEDILSGLGLPAEAVLAAALTDDNKLALRQQTERAAELGLFGAPNFRVGEELFWGNDRLEDALAWACNAAN; this is encoded by the coding sequence ATGCAGCGTCCGTCCATGGAGTTCTGGTTCGAGTTCGCCAGCACCTATTCCTATCTCTCGGTGATGCGGGTCGAGCAGGCCGCGGCGGCCGCGGGTGTGGAGGTGCGGTGGCGGCCTTTCCTGCTCGGCCCGGTGTTTCTCGCGCTCGGGTGGAACGATTCGCCGTTCAACATCTACCCGCCCAAGGGGCGTTACATGTGGCGCGACCTCGCGCGGCTGGCGGATAAATACGGGCTGCCGTTCCGCATGCCCAGCCAGTTCCCGCGCAGCGGCGTGCTCGCCGCACGGGTGGCGCTGATCGGTGTCGAACAGGGCTGGGTGGCGCCTTTCGCGCGCGCGGTGATGACGGCCAACTTCGCCGAAGACCGGCCGATCGGCGAACGGCCCGTGATCGAGGACATCCTGAGCGGGCTCGGGCTGCCGGCGGAGGCGGTGCTGGCGGCTGCGCTCACCGACGACAACAAGCTCGCCTTGCGCCAGCAGACCGAACGCGCGGCCGAACTGGGCCTGTTCGGCGCGCCCAACTTCCGTGTCGGCGAGGAGCTGTTCTGGGGTAACGACCGGCTCGAGGACGCGCTGGCGTGGGCGTGCAACGCTGCTAACTGA
- a CDS encoding DUF2917 domain-containing protein: MDAKTGIIEYCLAPRSAMVLEQAAGFSVRCDSGRVWITQYGDSRDIVLQDGASFDLSLPNVVVMASSEGARLVFRRTAAAPAPRGWLQRLAACLDPRNAGRVTRQLQGRLPVLRLPAGAAGGGL, from the coding sequence ATGGATGCGAAAACCGGGATCATCGAGTACTGCCTGGCGCCGCGCTCGGCGATGGTGCTGGAGCAGGCGGCCGGGTTCAGCGTGCGGTGCGACAGCGGCCGGGTGTGGATCACCCAGTACGGCGACAGCCGCGACATCGTGCTGCAGGACGGTGCCAGCTTCGACCTCTCGCTGCCCAATGTGGTGGTGATGGCTTCCAGCGAGGGCGCCCGGCTGGTGTTCCGGCGCACGGCGGCGGCGCCAGCGCCGCGCGGCTGGTTGCAGCGGCTTGCCGCCTGCCTCGATCCGCGCAATGCGGGCCGGGTGACGCGTCAGTTGCAGGGGCGGTTGCCGGTGCTGAGACTTCCGGCGGGCGCCGCGGGCGGCGGTCTATAG
- a CDS encoding LysR substrate-binding domain-containing protein yields the protein MNNPLLHLPPLDPLRGFVVAARLRSFTRAAAELCLTQSAISRQVQTLEAALGTPLFVRGVRSLTLTPAGARLAAAAEAWLADYATLAAELRAPGPRPVTVTASIGISSLWLVPRLREFQARHPDTEVRIAAGNRVVDLAREDIDLALRYCGDHDAPAGATRLFGETLFPVAHPSIAAAIEALDAATLPLQTLLDYDEPGFPWIRWEHWLGSHGLAHVRPRQRIGYSHYDQLIHAAAAGQGIALGRAVLVDPMLEDGRLVMVGDERLPIAGRGFWLVPAPRPMRPEVARFAEWVRETAAATAR from the coding sequence ATGAATAACCCGCTTCTCCACCTGCCCCCGCTGGATCCGCTGCGCGGCTTTGTCGTGGCCGCGCGGCTGCGCTCCTTCACGCGCGCGGCGGCGGAGCTGTGCCTCACGCAGTCCGCGATCAGCCGTCAGGTCCAGACGCTGGAAGCGGCGCTCGGCACGCCGCTGTTCGTCCGCGGCGTCCGCAGCCTGACACTGACGCCCGCCGGGGCCCGCCTCGCGGCGGCGGCCGAGGCCTGGCTGGCCGACTACGCGACGCTTGCGGCCGAACTGCGGGCGCCCGGCCCCCGCCCGGTCACCGTCACCGCCTCGATCGGCATCTCCTCGCTGTGGCTGGTGCCGCGGCTGCGCGAGTTCCAGGCCCGCCATCCGGATACCGAAGTGCGCATCGCCGCGGGCAACCGCGTGGTCGACCTGGCGCGCGAGGACATCGACCTCGCGCTGCGCTACTGCGGCGACCACGACGCCCCCGCGGGCGCGACCCGCCTGTTCGGCGAAACCCTGTTTCCGGTCGCCCACCCGTCGATCGCCGCCGCCATCGAGGCGCTCGACGCCGCCACGCTGCCGCTGCAGACCCTGCTCGACTACGACGAACCGGGGTTTCCGTGGATACGCTGGGAACACTGGCTGGGCAGCCACGGCCTGGCGCATGTGCGGCCGCGCCAGCGCATCGGCTACAGCCACTACGACCAGCTGATCCACGCCGCCGCCGCGGGCCAGGGCATCGCGCTCGGCCGCGCGGTGCTGGTCGATCCGATGCTGGAGGACGGCCGGCTGGTGATGGTGGGGGACGAACGGCTCCCGATCGCCGGTCGCGGCTTCTGGCTGGTGCCGGCCCCGCGGCCGATGCGGCCCGAGGTGGCACGCTTTGCGGAATGGGTGCGCGAAACCGCGGCGGCCACCGCGCGATGA
- a CDS encoding isochorismatase family protein — translation MSAPTTRSALIIIDVQQSFPHAPYWREDDLPAFRNALLELEAGCRARGVPVVHIFHIAQGPFAADSGLIHALPWLPEPADAVFHKHTHNAFTDTGLDLWLRRRGIDHLIISGIRTEQCCETTARVGSDIGYRVDFVTAATLTFPMTHAGSGRTFSAEDIKTRTELVLAGRFARIAGVEEVLADLDAPRRQAA, via the coding sequence ATGTCCGCCCCGACCACCCGTAGCGCGCTCATCATCATCGACGTCCAGCAGTCCTTCCCCCATGCCCCCTACTGGCGCGAAGACGATCTGCCTGCGTTCCGCAACGCGCTGCTCGAACTGGAAGCCGGCTGCCGGGCGCGCGGCGTGCCGGTGGTACACATCTTCCACATCGCCCAGGGCCCCTTCGCCGCCGACAGCGGCCTGATCCACGCGCTGCCGTGGCTGCCGGAACCGGCCGACGCGGTGTTCCACAAGCACACCCACAACGCCTTCACCGACACCGGGCTCGACCTCTGGCTGCGCCGGCGCGGCATCGACCACCTGATCATCAGCGGCATCCGCACCGAACAGTGCTGCGAAACCACCGCGCGCGTCGGCAGCGACATCGGCTACCGTGTCGATTTCGTCACCGCGGCCACGCTCACCTTCCCGATGACCCACGCCGGCAGCGGCCGTACCTTCAGCGCGGAGGACATCAAGACCCGTACCGAGCTGGTGCTGGCCGGCCGTTTCGCCCGCATCGCCGGCGTCGAGGAGGTGCTGGCCGACCTCGACGCGCCGCGCCGGCAGGCCGCCTGA
- a CDS encoding GlxA family transcriptional regulator, protein MHTAAPLVVHFALTPNFLLLDYAGPAEAFRIAARHGAPVEVRSCAATARLACSLGIEVAGLDPLPPTLPPDALVVVCGVADSRVDYDHPQALAVQTWLRERRDDHPELASVCAGALLLARAGLLDGRRCTTHHHVLERLRAAAPAAIVEDNRLFVSDGPVTTSAGITTGIDLALHLLERRFGPALAAAVAREMVVWMRRSGQDPQLSPWLAWRNHLHPAVHRAQDAIAADPARRWTLPALAERAHVSPRHLARLFATHTGISAGEYQQRLRVAHVRRLLEARRMPLEQVAELAGFGSARDLRRVWARYEQQPLQTVGRTA, encoded by the coding sequence ATGCACACCGCCGCCCCGCTCGTCGTCCATTTCGCGCTGACGCCCAACTTCCTGCTGCTGGACTACGCCGGGCCGGCGGAAGCCTTCCGCATCGCGGCCCGCCACGGCGCGCCGGTGGAAGTGCGAAGCTGCGCGGCGACGGCGCGGCTGGCGTGCTCGCTCGGCATCGAGGTGGCCGGGCTGGACCCGCTGCCGCCCACGCTGCCGCCGGATGCGCTGGTGGTGGTGTGCGGCGTGGCCGATTCGCGCGTCGATTACGACCACCCGCAGGCGCTGGCGGTGCAGACCTGGCTGCGCGAACGCCGCGACGACCATCCGGAACTCGCCAGCGTCTGCGCCGGCGCCCTGCTGCTGGCGCGCGCCGGGCTGCTCGACGGGCGCCGCTGCACCACGCATCACCACGTGCTGGAGCGCCTGCGCGCCGCCGCCCCCGCGGCCATCGTCGAGGACAACCGGCTGTTCGTCAGCGACGGGCCGGTGACCACCAGCGCCGGCATCACCACCGGCATCGACCTCGCCCTGCACCTGCTCGAACGCCGCTTCGGCCCGGCGCTGGCCGCCGCGGTGGCGCGCGAGATGGTGGTGTGGATGCGGCGCAGTGGACAGGACCCCCAGCTGTCGCCGTGGCTGGCCTGGCGCAACCACCTGCATCCGGCGGTGCATCGCGCGCAGGATGCGATCGCCGCCGATCCCGCGCGCCGGTGGACGCTGCCGGCGCTGGCGGAACGGGCCCACGTCAGCCCCCGTCACCTCGCCCGCCTGTTCGCCACCCACACCGGCATCAGCGCCGGCGAATACCAGCAGCGGCTACGTGTCGCCCACGTGCGCCGGCTGCTGGAAGCGCGGCGGATGCCGCTGGAACAGGTCGCCGAACTCGCCGGTTTCGGCTCCGCGCGCGATCTGCGCCGGGTCTGGGCGCGCTACGAGCAGCAGCCCTTGCAGACGGTGGGTCGCACCGCCTGA
- a CDS encoding DMT family transporter, producing MPPKSHLDRSAIALMVLLCLVWGVQQVTIKLASAGISPVLQAGLRSIGASVLVWAWAMSRGVRLGEADGTLRPGLLAGVLFAFEFALIFWALDFTTASRGVIFLYTAPFFVALGALWLLPNEPMRRAQWAGMGLAFAGIVVLFGENLLLPSGQAWIGDLMMLAAAVLWGATTLTVKSSALARAAPEKMLLYQLGVSALVLPLLALGFGERGIHAPTALVWASLAFQTVVVASASYLAWFWLIRHYPATRLSSFSFLTPVFGVLAGALLLGEPLTPAVFIALALVGAGIWIANRPPAGN from the coding sequence ATGCCGCCCAAGTCCCACCTCGACCGTTCAGCAATCGCGCTGATGGTATTGCTGTGCCTCGTCTGGGGTGTCCAGCAGGTCACGATCAAGCTCGCCAGCGCGGGTATCTCGCCGGTGCTGCAGGCCGGCCTGCGCTCGATCGGCGCCAGTGTGCTGGTGTGGGCATGGGCGATGTCGCGCGGGGTGCGGCTGGGCGAGGCCGACGGCACGCTGCGGCCGGGGCTGCTGGCGGGCGTGCTGTTCGCATTCGAGTTCGCACTGATCTTCTGGGCGCTGGATTTCACCACCGCGTCGCGCGGGGTGATCTTCCTGTACACCGCGCCCTTCTTCGTCGCGCTCGGCGCGCTGTGGCTGCTGCCCAACGAACCCATGCGGCGGGCGCAGTGGGCCGGCATGGGGCTGGCATTCGCCGGCATCGTCGTGCTGTTCGGCGAGAACCTGCTGCTGCCCTCGGGCCAGGCCTGGATCGGCGATCTGATGATGCTTGCCGCGGCGGTGCTGTGGGGCGCGACCACGCTGACGGTCAAGTCGTCGGCGCTGGCGCGCGCCGCGCCCGAGAAGATGCTGCTCTACCAGCTCGGCGTGTCCGCGCTGGTGCTGCCGCTGCTTGCGCTGGGGTTCGGCGAGCGCGGCATCCATGCACCCACCGCGCTGGTGTGGGCCAGCCTCGCGTTCCAGACCGTGGTCGTGGCCTCGGCGAGCTATCTCGCCTGGTTCTGGCTCATCCGCCACTATCCCGCCACCCGGCTGTCGTCGTTCTCCTTCCTGACCCCGGTGTTCGGCGTACTCGCCGGTGCGCTGCTGCTGGGCGAACCGCTGACGCCGGCGGTGTTCATAGCGCTGGCGCTGGTGGGGGCGGGCATCTGGATCGCCAACCGGCCGCCGGCGGGGAACTGA